ACAAGCTTACGAGAGACGCTCTCTCTTTAATTAAGAAACAGTCAGCACcagaatcaaaacaaaatgagaACTGCTCACCAAATTGTGTAATTATCCTGGTGACAGGCTTCATACCACACACGTTCACTCGCTTCACGACGCTGGGTGCGACGGTGGGCTGTGCACTATTACTTGCAACTGACCATGTTTTTGAGCACCGCGATGCCACATGACCTTCAACACCACACTTATAGCAAGTCACAGGGGCACGCTTACCCTCAGCTGTGTCAGGGTGTTCGAAGATCGGAGTTGTTTGCTGTTTTTCATGCGATCGACTGAAACATTCATTAGATTTATGGCCAAGCTTTCCACAAGCGTAACATTTTGTGGAACCAGAACTTAATTTAGGAAGTTTGTTATCGTGCGTATTGCTTGCAACGGCTTTTGTAATCTCTTGGTAGCTCCGTTTGCGATAAGAAAAAGCCATTAGTTCGCGTTGCATTTTACAGCGGGTTGTTATTTCTTCCGCAAAAATATTGCGTTGTAACCGTGGCTCAATTTGTCCCATGTGTGCAAGTATTAAAGACACCACCATTTCTTCCTTTTCTAAATTACTCCATCGTGACATGAGTAAGGTAAATAAACGGCTTGCATATGCAGCAAGACATTCACCTTCTTGTGGTTTACCACTAAGCATCTTCAATAACGTCGCTGCACATGTT
The Bombyx mori chromosome 17, ASM3026992v2 DNA segment above includes these coding regions:
- the LOC119629772 gene encoding uncharacterized protein LOC119629772, which encodes MTPTKPAATNGDVDEESLSPTSEVGSVQAQNVNEQTTANDGWRALFEAQQTSMKLLVEALTKPPNLEDKNITLPKFQPDDANTDARAWLATADICLSDREIQGSKLILILSKAMKGSAATWFSQIVFPNMKWVEFKEIFISRFVTLETCAATLLKMLSGKPQEGECLAAYASRLFTLLMSRWSNLEKEEMVVSLILAHMGQIEPRLQRNIFAEEITTRCKMQRELMAFSYRKRSYQEITKAVASNTHDNKLPKLSSGSTKCYACGKLGHKSNECFSRSHEKQQTTPIFEHPDTAEGKRAPVTCYKCGVEGHVASRCSKTWSVASNSAQPTVAPSVVKRVNVCGMKPVTRIITQFDSDDARPSTSHEDV